In Urechidicola croceus, a single window of DNA contains:
- a CDS encoding saccharopine dehydrogenase family protein: MRKILIIGAGRSSSSLIKYLLDKSKVENLHIIVGDLDKNTALSKIDNHSNASAITLDIFNESNRKDAIKNSDIVISMLPANLHIEVAKDCLFYEKNMVTASYVSKEMNALNEDVAKKGLIFMNEIGVDPGIDHMSAMQVIDKIRDNGGKMILFESFTGGLVAPESDDNLWNYKFTWNPRNVVISGQGGAAKFIQEGTYKYIPYQKLFRRTEILNIDGYGKFEAYANRDSLKYRSIYGLDDIPTLYRGTIRRLGFSRAWNIFVQLGMTDDSYTMEGSENMTYRDFTNSFLAYNPNDSVELKLRYYLKIDQDDIIWEKLLELNLFSKTKKVELKNATPAQILQKILMDSWTLKKSDKDMIVMHHKFGYEYNGEKRQIESQMVVKGDDQTYTAMAKTVGLPVAIAALKILNKEITISGVQIPILKEIYTPILKELESYNIVFNEKKVPYMGYNPENVSA; encoded by the coding sequence ATGAGGAAAATTTTAATAATCGGTGCAGGACGATCATCATCTTCATTGATAAAATATTTGTTAGATAAATCTAAAGTAGAAAATTTGCATATTATTGTTGGCGATTTAGATAAAAATACTGCTCTTTCTAAAATAGATAATCATTCTAATGCTTCAGCAATTACCTTAGATATTTTCAATGAATCCAATCGAAAAGATGCTATAAAAAATTCTGATATTGTTATCTCTATGCTTCCAGCAAATCTTCACATTGAAGTTGCAAAAGACTGTTTATTTTATGAAAAGAACATGGTTACTGCATCATATGTATCAAAAGAAATGAATGCTTTAAATGAAGATGTTGCTAAAAAAGGATTAATTTTTATGAATGAAATTGGTGTTGACCCTGGAATTGACCATATGAGTGCAATGCAGGTAATTGATAAAATTCGTGACAATGGTGGAAAAATGATCCTATTTGAATCATTTACTGGTGGGTTAGTTGCTCCAGAAAGTGATGATAACTTATGGAACTATAAGTTTACTTGGAACCCAAGAAACGTTGTAATTTCTGGTCAAGGTGGCGCTGCAAAATTCATACAAGAAGGTACTTATAAATATATTCCTTATCAAAAATTATTTCGTCGAACAGAAATTTTAAATATTGATGGATATGGAAAGTTCGAAGCATATGCAAATCGTGATTCTTTAAAATATAGAAGTATTTATGGACTAGATGATATACCAACTCTATATAGAGGAACTATAAGAAGGTTAGGCTTTTCGAGGGCTTGGAATATATTTGTTCAGTTAGGAATGACTGATGATAGTTACACTATGGAAGGTTCTGAAAATATGACCTATAGAGATTTTACTAATTCATTTTTAGCATACAATCCAAATGATTCTGTTGAATTAAAACTTAGATATTATTTAAAAATAGATCAAGATGATATTATCTGGGAAAAATTATTAGAACTAAATTTATTTAGCAAAACAAAAAAAGTAGAATTAAAAAATGCAACTCCAGCACAAATTCTACAAAAGATACTTATGGATAGTTGGACACTAAAAAAATCCGATAAAGATATGATTGTTATGCATCATAAATTTGGTTATGAATATAATGGCGAAAAACGCCAAATAGAATCTCAAATGGTAGTTAAAGGTGATGATCAAACTTATACTGCAATGGCTAAAACTGTTGGATTACCAGTTGCTATTGCTGCCTTAAAAATTTTAAATAAAGAAATTACTATTTCGGGAGTTCAAATACCAATTTTAAAAGAAATTTACACCCCTATTTTAAAGGAACTTGAATCTTATAATATTGTTTTTAATGAGAAAAAAGTCCCTTATATGGGATATAATCCAGAAAATGTTAGCGCATAA
- the pckA gene encoding phosphoenolpyruvate carboxykinase (ATP): MNHELISKTISLKKYGIKNAIINYNLSPEKLHDICIEKGLGVKTYSGALAINTGEFTGRSPLDRFIVQDEITKDKVWWGDINIPFDSNRFDKLYDKVTKYLSDKELYVRDAYACADDKYRMNIRVINELPWSNIFAYNMFLRPTTEELDDFNPEWTIINAPNFMADAEIDGTRQHNFAILDFSKKVVLIGGTGYTGEMKKGIFSALNFILPVYKETLPMHCSANVGENGETAIFFGLSGTGKTTLSADPKRKLIGDDEHGWTKDNTIFNFEGGCYAKVINLSKENEPDIFDAIKSGSLLENVIFKNGTNEVDFSDISITQNTRVSYPINHIKNIQKPSLGKNPKNIFFLTADAFGVLPPISRLLPNQAAYHFISGYTAKVAGTEAGVTEPIPSFSACFGAPFMPLHPAKYAEMLSTKMKEANVNVWLVNTGWTGGPYGIGTRIKLKYTRAMINAALNGDLGTYNYKDYHIHSVFGVAQPRECPGVPKSVLSPRATWNNDEAYYKMAFKLSNAFRENFDQFESIANEEIRRGGPQRFAF, translated from the coding sequence ATGAACCACGAACTAATTTCGAAAACGATTTCGCTTAAAAAGTATGGTATTAAAAATGCTATAATTAATTATAATTTATCGCCAGAAAAACTTCATGATATTTGCATTGAAAAAGGATTGGGTGTAAAAACCTATTCAGGTGCTTTGGCAATTAATACTGGTGAGTTTACAGGCCGATCACCACTCGATAGATTTATTGTACAAGACGAAATAACAAAGGATAAGGTTTGGTGGGGAGATATAAATATACCTTTTGATTCAAATAGGTTTGATAAATTATATGATAAAGTTACTAAGTATCTTTCTGATAAAGAACTTTATGTAAGAGATGCTTATGCTTGTGCAGACGACAAATATCGAATGAATATTCGTGTTATTAATGAATTACCTTGGTCAAATATATTTGCATATAATATGTTTCTTAGACCAACTACTGAAGAACTTGATGATTTTAATCCAGAATGGACTATAATTAATGCTCCTAATTTTATGGCTGATGCTGAAATTGATGGTACTCGTCAGCATAACTTCGCTATACTAGATTTCTCTAAAAAAGTTGTGCTAATTGGTGGTACAGGATACACTGGTGAAATGAAAAAAGGTATTTTTTCGGCATTGAATTTTATTCTTCCAGTTTATAAAGAAACATTGCCAATGCATTGTTCTGCAAATGTAGGAGAAAATGGAGAAACGGCAATTTTCTTTGGGCTTTCAGGAACTGGAAAAACAACTTTGTCTGCTGATCCAAAAAGAAAATTAATTGGTGATGATGAACATGGATGGACTAAGGATAATACAATTTTTAATTTTGAAGGTGGTTGTTATGCTAAAGTGATTAATTTATCAAAAGAAAATGAACCAGATATTTTTGATGCAATAAAATCAGGTTCCTTATTGGAGAATGTTATATTTAAGAATGGAACGAATGAAGTAGATTTTTCTGATATATCAATTACTCAAAATACTAGAGTAAGTTACCCTATAAATCATATAAAAAATATTCAAAAACCTTCATTAGGGAAAAATCCTAAGAATATATTTTTCTTAACGGCTGATGCTTTTGGTGTTTTACCTCCAATTTCGAGATTACTTCCTAATCAAGCAGCCTATCATTTTATATCTGGTTATACAGCAAAAGTTGCGGGAACAGAGGCTGGAGTAACGGAACCAATACCTTCTTTCTCAGCATGTTTTGGTGCCCCATTTATGCCACTTCATCCTGCGAAATATGCCGAAATGCTAAGTACTAAGATGAAAGAAGCTAATGTGAATGTGTGGCTAGTAAATACTGGTTGGACAGGTGGACCATATGGAATAGGAACTAGAATCAAGTTGAAATATACCCGAGCAATGATTAATGCTGCACTAAACGGAGACTTAGGTACTTATAATTATAAAGATTATCATATTCATTCAGTATTTGGAGTTGCTCAACCTAGAGAGTGTCCAGGTGTGCCAAAATCTGTATTAAGTCCACGAGCAACATGGAATAATGATGAGGCTTATTATAAAATGGCTTTTAAATTGTCAAATGCATTTAGGGAAAATTTTGACCAATTTGAATCAATTGCCAACGAAGAAATTAGAAGAGGAGGGCCTCAAAGATTTGCTTTTTAA
- a CDS encoding DUF6252 family protein, with translation MKKTLIILFSVILLLSCEDPVLGPGFTDGNPNNNNNNNNNNNNNNTESIFQVDFDNQTFIANQVIATFVSGTINITAMRGSNDEYVTLTIFGDSPGTYQLGIVPPNQTTINAGAYGIENGAIPYIAANDLQTSAGEVTITEIDTSNKTLTGTFDFIGYKTEVDANGDAVIDTKEFTEGVFNNITYTDDLGTNSDSDNTFFAKVDGTEFEEDSILAVKTDLAGNTFLSITATKNNLETIGLNITTEITIGTHNISSFGEYAAIYNASATENFGADGGTITIEEYNTSTKKIKGTFEFTASPVLENNPIYTISEGAFDLTYTE, from the coding sequence ATGAAAAAGACACTTATTATTTTATTCAGCGTAATTCTATTATTGTCATGTGAAGACCCAGTTTTAGGCCCTGGATTTACTGATGGAAATCCAAATAATAATAATAATAATAATAATAATAATAATAATAATAATACTGAATCCATTTTCCAAGTAGATTTCGACAATCAAACTTTTATTGCCAATCAAGTTATAGCAACATTTGTAAGTGGCACTATAAACATTACTGCTATGAGAGGCTCAAACGATGAATATGTAACTCTTACAATTTTTGGGGACTCACCAGGAACTTATCAATTAGGAATAGTTCCTCCAAATCAAACAACGATAAATGCTGGTGCATATGGCATTGAAAATGGAGCAATACCCTATATCGCTGCAAACGACCTTCAAACATCTGCTGGAGAAGTAACTATTACAGAAATTGACACATCTAACAAAACACTAACTGGAACTTTTGATTTTATTGGATATAAAACTGAAGTTGATGCCAATGGAGATGCAGTAATTGACACAAAAGAATTTACAGAAGGTGTTTTCAACAATATTACATACACAGATGATTTAGGTACAAACAGCGACTCTGACAATACATTTTTTGCTAAAGTTGATGGAACAGAATTTGAAGAAGATTCTATACTTGCGGTAAAAACAGATTTAGCAGGAAACACTTTCTTATCAATTACAGCTACAAAAAACAATTTAGAAACTATTGGACTTAACATCACTACAGAAATCACCATAGGAACACATAATATTTCATCTTTTGGAGAATATGCAGCTATATATAATGCATCAGCCACTGAAAATTTTGGCGCAGATGGTGGAACAATTACAATTGAAGAGTATAACACTTCCACTAAAAAAATTAAGGGAACTTTTGAATTTACTGCCAGTCCAGTGTTAGAAAATAATCCTATTTATACAATATCAGAAGGGGCATTTGACCTTACATACACAGAATAA
- a CDS encoding DUF423 domain-containing protein → MKNKNLTLTSILGALTIVLGAFGAHTLKEKLGVNEFQNFETGVRYQMYHVIVLLIINMYSNFSAKTKNGVSALFFLGILFFSGSLYAISAGGVSPKNIWFITPIGGLFFILGWIKLSISFLKMK, encoded by the coding sequence ATGAAGAATAAAAATTTAACTCTGACATCTATTTTAGGTGCTTTGACAATTGTTTTAGGAGCCTTTGGAGCACATACTTTAAAAGAAAAGTTGGGCGTAAACGAATTTCAAAACTTTGAAACTGGGGTAAGATATCAAATGTATCATGTTATTGTATTACTCATTATTAATATGTATAGTAATTTTTCTGCAAAAACTAAAAATGGTGTTAGTGCTTTATTTTTTCTAGGTATTTTGTTTTTCTCAGGGTCATTATATGCTATATCTGCTGGTGGTGTTTCTCCCAAAAATATTTGGTTCATAACACCAATTGGTGGTTTGTTTTTTATTTTAGGATGGATAAAATTATCAATTTCATTTTTAAAAATGAAATAA
- the rimM gene encoding ribosome maturation factor RimM (Essential for efficient processing of 16S rRNA): protein MRKEDCFYLGKIVRKHSFKGEVVIKLDTDEPELYENMESVFVLHGTNLIPFFIENSLLQKGNQLRTKFEGVDTEKDADSILKSGIYLPLTLLPKLTGNKFYYHEVIDFVLEDVNYGVVGNIVGINDKTAQPLFEVDKEGVEIFIPMIDNFIKKIDRENNKVIVETPEGLIDLYLE, encoded by the coding sequence ATGCGTAAAGAGGATTGTTTTTATTTAGGCAAAATTGTTAGGAAACACAGTTTTAAGGGTGAAGTTGTTATCAAATTAGATACGGATGAGCCTGAATTATACGAAAATATGGAATCAGTATTTGTACTTCATGGTACAAATCTGATTCCTTTTTTTATTGAAAATTCTTTACTACAAAAAGGTAATCAACTTAGAACTAAATTTGAAGGTGTTGATACTGAAAAAGATGCTGATTCTATTTTAAAATCAGGAATTTATTTACCACTAACCTTGTTGCCAAAATTAACTGGAAATAAATTTTATTATCATGAAGTTATCGATTTTGTGCTTGAAGATGTAAATTATGGTGTTGTTGGTAATATTGTTGGAATAAATGATAAAACTGCGCAACCATTGTTTGAAGTTGATAAAGAAGGTGTTGAAATTTTCATACCTATGATTGATAATTTTATCAAAAAAATTGATCGAGAAAATAATAAGGTTATTGTTGAAACTCCAGAAGGATTGATAGACCTTTATTTAGAATAA
- a CDS encoding tRNA1(Val) (adenine(37)-N6)-methyltransferase, whose amino-acid sequence MSKEFKFKQFTVSQDKCAMKIGTDGVLLGAWVQLNNPFSILDIGTGTGVISLQLAQRSNAEVIDALEIESNAFEQAVENFERSDWGDRLFCYHASLQEFVEEIDDDYDLIIANPPFYTSTFKVNDIQKNRAIARHSEYLTYELLLNSTSKLLSSTGSCAFIIPFDEEDNFLKIASENKLYPNRITRVKGTSQSPIKRSLIQLSFETKNKEYSELIIEIERHLYTPEYLDLVKDFYLKM is encoded by the coding sequence ATGTCTAAAGAATTTAAATTCAAACAATTTACTGTATCTCAAGATAAATGCGCTATGAAAATAGGGACTGATGGTGTGTTGTTAGGTGCTTGGGTTCAATTAAATAATCCGTTTTCTATTCTAGATATTGGTACTGGAACAGGAGTTATTTCATTGCAATTGGCTCAAAGATCTAATGCTGAAGTTATTGATGCTTTAGAGATTGAAAGTAACGCTTTTGAACAAGCAGTTGAGAATTTTGAAAGATCAGATTGGGGAGATAGATTGTTTTGCTATCACGCTTCTTTACAAGAATTTGTTGAAGAGATTGATGATGATTATGATTTAATAATTGCGAATCCTCCTTTTTACACTTCTACTTTTAAAGTAAATGACATTCAAAAAAATCGAGCAATTGCTAGGCATTCAGAGTACTTAACTTATGAATTATTACTGAATTCTACAAGTAAATTATTGTCAAGCACAGGAAGTTGTGCATTCATTATTCCTTTTGATGAAGAAGATAATTTTTTAAAAATTGCATCAGAAAACAAACTATATCCTAATAGAATTACACGTGTTAAAGGAACTTCTCAAAGCCCAATAAAGAGAAGTTTGATACAATTATCTTTTGAAACAAAGAATAAAGAATATAGTGAATTGATAATTGAAATTGAACGACATTTATATACTCCAGAATATCTAGATTTGGTAAAAGATTTCTATTTAAAGATGTAG
- a CDS encoding phosphoadenylyl-sulfate reductase, which produces MSTNILEKKTFSDAKISALNEKYNPLSVRERIEELYKDFSVDEVMLTSSFATSSAFLLHEFSQVNKKQVIYFIDTKYHFDETLEYKELLTKLYGLKVESIGANKIDNDFTTRHETWKENPEFCCDINKVRPLQVIKDRFNLWVSGLMEWQSDHRSSLNIFEKRKGILKFYPLLDVTEEERENYIREHMLPFHPLISKGYSSVGCKHCTVPGNGRSGRWNNHPKTECGLHL; this is translated from the coding sequence ATGAGCACTAATATTTTAGAAAAAAAAACGTTTTCAGATGCTAAAATTTCAGCATTAAACGAAAAGTATAACCCACTATCAGTTAGAGAAAGAATTGAAGAATTATACAAAGATTTTAGCGTTGACGAAGTGATGCTTACAAGTTCATTTGCTACGAGTTCTGCATTTTTATTACATGAATTTTCACAAGTAAACAAAAAACAAGTTATTTATTTTATAGATACAAAGTATCACTTTGATGAAACTCTTGAATATAAAGAATTATTAACCAAATTATATGGTTTAAAAGTAGAGTCAATTGGTGCTAATAAAATAGATAATGACTTCACTACAAGACATGAAACTTGGAAAGAAAATCCTGAATTTTGTTGCGATATAAATAAAGTAAGACCTCTACAAGTAATTAAAGACAGATTTAATTTGTGGGTTTCTGGCTTAATGGAATGGCAGAGTGATCATAGATCTTCTCTAAATATTTTTGAAAAAAGAAAAGGAATACTAAAGTTTTATCCATTATTAGATGTAACTGAAGAAGAAAGAGAGAATTATATTCGTGAGCATATGCTTCCTTTTCACCCACTAATTTCAAAAGGGTATAGTTCAGTAGGTTGTAAACATTGTACAGTTCCTGGAAATGGAAGAAGTGGTCGTTGGAATAATCACCCTAAAACAGAATGTGGGCTACATCTTTAA
- a CDS encoding 30S ribosomal protein S16, producing MSVKIRLQRHGKKGKPFYWIVAADARSKRDGKFLEKLGTYNPNTNPATVDLDVDSSVKWLQNGAQPTDTARTLLSYKGVLLKHHLAGGVRKGAFSEEEAEKKFQAWLDEKAGLINAKVDGLAKSKAEEAAKALQAEKEVNEKRKAAVAEAEAAAKAEQEAAAAAAEVSEEVSEDTAADEATEKTAE from the coding sequence ATGTCAGTAAAAATTAGATTACAAAGACACGGTAAAAAGGGAAAACCTTTTTATTGGATCGTTGCAGCAGATGCACGTTCAAAAAGAGATGGTAAATTCTTAGAAAAATTAGGAACTTACAATCCAAACACTAACCCAGCAACTGTTGATTTAGATGTTGATAGTTCAGTAAAATGGTTGCAAAATGGTGCTCAACCAACAGATACAGCTAGAACGTTGTTGTCTTATAAAGGAGTATTATTAAAGCATCACTTAGCTGGAGGTGTTCGTAAAGGAGCATTTTCTGAAGAAGAGGCAGAGAAAAAATTCCAAGCTTGGTTAGATGAAAAAGCTGGATTAATTAATGCTAAAGTAGATGGTTTGGCAAAGTCTAAAGCTGAAGAAGCTGCTAAAGCTTTACAAGCTGAAAAAGAAGTAAATGAAAAGCGTAAAGCTGCCGTTGCAGAAGCAGAAGCTGCTGCTAAGGCTGAGCAAGAAGCTGCTGCCGCTGCTGCAGAAGTATCAGAAGAGGTTTCTGAAGATACTGCTGCTGATGAGGCAACAGAAAAAACTGCTGAGTAA